A part of Geothrix oryzae genomic DNA contains:
- a CDS encoding helix-turn-helix domain-containing protein, with translation MPNIASLLKAEILRLARKEVRNELESLKKALSHSRSEIAQLKRRTDQLEKLQARVSKQVLGRPTPPKSEESTSPIRFSAKRFAAQRQKLGLSAADMGLLLGVSGQSIYHWEAEKSRPRQAQLAAIAALRKIGKREAKRRLEQLGNQGVSE, from the coding sequence ATGCCCAACATCGCCTCACTGCTGAAGGCCGAGATTCTCCGCCTCGCCCGAAAAGAAGTCCGCAACGAACTCGAGAGCCTCAAGAAGGCCTTGAGCCACTCACGCTCGGAGATCGCACAGCTGAAGCGTCGGACGGATCAGCTCGAGAAGCTGCAAGCACGGGTTTCCAAACAGGTTCTGGGGAGGCCGACCCCCCCGAAAAGCGAAGAGAGCACCTCCCCCATTCGCTTCAGTGCGAAGCGGTTCGCCGCGCAGCGCCAGAAGCTCGGACTCTCTGCCGCAGACATGGGTCTGCTGCTCGGGGTCTCCGGCCAATCCATCTACCACTGGGAGGCCGAGAAGAGCCGCCCCCGGCAGGCCCAGCTGGCGGCCATCGCCGCCTTGAGGAAGATCGGGAAGCGAGAGGCGAAGCGCCGACTGGAGCAGCTGGGGAATCAGGGCGTCTCGGAATAG